The following coding sequences lie in one Monomorium pharaonis isolate MP-MQ-018 chromosome 1, ASM1337386v2, whole genome shotgun sequence genomic window:
- the LOC105838524 gene encoding probable tRNA (guanine(26)-N(2))-dimethyltransferase, whose amino-acid sequence MDNEPCTKKSRLKDCTVSEGKAEILVTDNNVFYNPVQEFNRDLSIAVLTIFAKDRLKDKEAPQENKFEKDDKVDAPGAMTEDCPKGITILEALSATGLRSIRYAKEVEGVRQIVANDISAKAVDSIKRNVSHNGVESLVIPHHEDATLLMYQRRRDRFDAVDLDPYGCASAYLDGAVQCVVDGGVLLVTATDMAVLVGNVPETCYYKYGAIPVKSKSCHEIALRILLQCIASYAGRYGRYIVPLLSVSVDFYVRVFVQVFTSHIKCKENSSKIGMFYQCNGCESISLQPLVTRKATKGYKLPCAPATDQLCKHCHHRQHMGGPIWLGPLHDQGFVSRLLCNLNGMELNTMKRLEGVLTVIHEELDVPLYYNLDRLMSIVRCHVPPMMMFRSALLNAGYKVSYSHASKISIKTDAPNDIIWDIVRTWEKKHPVKREKLTEDSPTMRILNATSTTDISLALHPLANPISRQKHLSRFQQNPTVNWGPGVRSRTRVDLENAAANSKKVRNQNKHNKKKSAMVEQQIDRQET is encoded by the coding sequence ATGGATAATGAGCCATGTACAAAGAAGTCAAGACTCAAGGATTGCACTGTGAGCGAGGGAAAGGCAGAAATATTGGTCACTGATAATAACGTATTTTATAATCCAGTTCAAGAATTCAACAGGGACCTCAGTATAGCGGTACTGACGATATTTGCAAAGGACAGATTGAAGGATAAAGAAGCTCCGCAGGAGAACAAGTTCGAGAAAGATGATAAAGTCGATGCACCAGGTGCCATGACAGAAGATTGCCCAAAGGGAATTACCATACTGGAAGCTCTGTCTGCGACCGGTTTGCGTAGCATTCGATACGCCAAGGAGGTAGAGGGTGTTCGGCAGATCGTCGCGAACGACATCTCCGCGAAGGCGGTGGACAGCATCAAGCGAAACGTTTCGCATAACGGGGTTGAGAGTCTAGTGATTCCCCATCATGAGGACGCGACATTGCTCATGTACCAACGCAGGCGAGACCGCTTCGACGCGGTCGACTTGGACCCGTACGGCTGCGCCTCGGCGTATCTGGACGGCGCGGTGCAGTGCGTGGTCGACGGCGGCGTGCTTCTGGTTACTGCCACCGACATGGCCGTCCTGGTTGGCAACGTGCCAGAAACCTGCTACTACAAGTACGGCGCGATACCCGTGAAGTCGAAATCCTGTCACGAGATCGCGTTGAGGATACTGCTGCAGTGCATCGCATCCTACGCGGGACGCTACGGACGCTACATAGTACCATTGCTGTCTGTAAGCGTTGATTTTTACGTCAGAGTATTCGTCCAAGTCTTCACGAGCCACATTAAGTGCAAAGAGAACTCCAGCAAGATAGGAATGTTTTATCAGTGCAACGGATGCGAGAGTATAAGCTTGCAACCGTTGGTGACGAGGAAGGCCACCAAGGGTTACAAATTGCCGTGTGCGCCCGCGACGGATCAACTATGCAAGCATTGTCATCACCGGCAGCACATGGGCGGCCCGATATGGCTGGGTCCCTTGCATGATCAAGGATTCGTGTCGCGATTGCTGTGCAACTTGAACGGTATGGAGTTGAATACGATGAAGAGATTGGAGGGCGTCCTGACCGTGATACACGAGGAATTGGACGTCCCTTTGTATTACAATCTAGATCGCTTGATGTCTATAGTCAGATGCCACGTTCCACCGATGATGATGTTCAGATCGGCATTGCTGAACGCGGGTTACAAGGTGTCGTACTCGCATGCGAGCAAGATCTCCATCAAGACGGACGCGCCGAACGACATTATTTGGGATATTGTGCGCACCTGGGAGAAGAAGCATCCCGTGAAACGGGAGAAGCTGACCGAGGATAGTCCGACCATGCGAATACTCAACGCAACGTCGACGACGGATATCTCGCTCGCTCTGCACCCTCTCGCCAATCCGATTTCCCGACAAAAGCATTTGTCTCGCTTCCAGCAGAATCCCACTGTCAACTGGGGACCTGGCGTCCGTTCGAGAACCAGGGTCGACCTCGAAAATGCAGCGGCAAATTCGAAGAAAGTtagaaatcaaaataaacataataagaaaaaatccgCGATGGTAGAACAGCAAATAGACAGACAAGAAACATGA